From Rhodamnia argentea isolate NSW1041297 chromosome 10, ASM2092103v1, whole genome shotgun sequence, a single genomic window includes:
- the LOC115752302 gene encoding isopentenyl-diphosphate Delta-isomerase I-like, whose amino-acid sequence MEKIESENLLLRAFSLFLFNSKHELLLQQRSATKVTFPLVWTNTCCSHPVYRESKFIAENALGNRAYIGARNAAQRKLLDEVGIPAEDVPVDEFIPLGRMLYEAPSDGKWGEHELDYFLFTVLAVKVNPNPDEVADIKYVNREQLKELLRKADAGEGGLKLSPWFRLVVDNFWFRWWDHLEKGTLEEAADMKTIHKLT is encoded by the exons atggagaaaATTGAGTCTGAGAATCTGTTGCTTAGAGCCTTTAGTTTGTTTTTGTTCAACTCAAAGCATGAGCTACTGCTTCAG CAACGCTCTGCCACGAAGGTAACGTTCCCCCTTGTGTGGACAAACACCTGCTGCAGCCATCCAGTGTACCGGGAATCCAAGTTTATTGCTGAGAACGCCCTTGGTAATAGAGCATATATT GGGGCAAGGAATGCTGCACAGAGGAAGCTCTTGGACGAGGTGGGCATTCCTGCTGAAGATGTGCCGGTTGATGAATTTATTCCTCTTGGTCGAATGCTGTATGAGGCACCTTCTGATGGGAAGTGGGGGGAGCACGAAC TTGACTACTTTCTGTTCACTGTTCTAGCCGTGAAGGTCAATCCCAACCCCGATGAGGTCGCGGACATCAAGTACGTGAACCGGGAGCAGTTGAAGGAGCTGTTGAGGAAAGCCGATGCAGGTGAGGGGGGTCTGAAGCTGTCGCCCTGGTTCAGATTAGTTGTGGACAACTTCTGGTTCAGGTGGTGGGATCATCTGGAGAAGGGGACGCTGGAGGAGGCCGCTGATATGAAAACCATTCACAAGCTAACCTGA